One window from the genome of Nicotiana tomentosiformis chromosome 5, ASM39032v3, whole genome shotgun sequence encodes:
- the LOC138892536 gene encoding uncharacterized protein has protein sequence MSGRQSAKASPDIVTEPEQLHETFSVSTLVGESIKDARVYRGCIITVRGRDTVADLIELGIVDFDVIMGMDWLYSCFTKLDCRTRTVRFEFPSEPVVEWKGDNVMLKGGFISYLKVTKMINKGCIYHLVRVTDTDVEAPTLESVPVVNEFPEVFPDEFPGIPPDREIDFGIDVMPGTHPISIPPYRMTPTELKELKEKLKDLLEKGFIRLSVSP, from the coding sequence aaccggaacagcttcatgagacattctctgtatctactctggttggcgagtctattaagGACGCACGAGTTTATAGGGGTTGTATTATCACGgtacgtggtcgggacaccgtggccgatctcattgaattggggatagtcgattttgatgtaattatgggaatggattggctttattcatgttttaccaagctcgattgccgaactagaactgtgaggtttgaatttccaagtgAGCCAGtcgttgagtggaagggggataatgtgatgcTTAAGGgtgggtttatttcttaccttaaggtcacgaagatgattaataaggggtgtatctatcatttggtccgggttacggacaccgatgttgaggcacctacacttgagtccgtgcctgttgtgaatgaatttccggaggtctttcctgatgaatTCCCTGgaatcccaccagacagggagattgattttgggattgatgtgatgccaggcacgcatccgatatctattccaccctacagaatgacACCAACTGAATTAAAGGAGCTAAAGGaaaaattgaaggatttgttagagaagggtttcatccgactgagtgtgtcaccatga